CTCCTGGTCGTCGTGACCGAGCGAGATCCCTTCCCCCGGAGTGGTGTACGGGACGGTGGGATAGGTGACCTCGCCCGATGCGGCGGACGAGGTGCTGTCGTCGTCGCTCGAGCACGCCGCGAGGGACAGTGCGAGAGCGAGGGGGACGGTCGCGGCGACCGCCCGTGAGGTGCGCTTCATGATCCGGCGCCCACCTTCGGTCGTGCGGCGGGACGGGTCTGGCAGTCCTCGCCGATGATCGGTGCCATCGTGCAGGTGTACGACTGGGATTCGTCGGACACACACCAGATGATCTCCTGGTCGTAGCTGCCGGAGACCGGGTTGTACATGATGGCCTGCATGTCGGGCTCGCCGCAGAACGCGTTGGAGCAGGAGGGAGCGCCGCAGCAGTCGTAGTAGGCGATCAGGTAGGTCTTGCCGGTGTCGGGATGCGTGCAGCAACCCACCCAGAACTCCGCTCCGGGACGGCTTCCCGGCGCACAGGTGGTGACACCGCCACCGTTGCAGGCGGCACACGAGGTGCCGTCCATGTTGCACCAGCGCCAGTACTCGCACTCGGCGGGATCCTTGCCGTCGTAGACCGGAACCTGCGGTTCGGGTGCGGACGGCTCCGGAGCCGGCGGCTCCTGGGCCAGGGCGGTGCGGGTGACGGGAAGCGAACTGATCAGTGCCACACCGGAAACGCCCATCGTCCACCGGCCGATCTTGCTGATCAGCGAGCGGCGGGAGACCCGCTCGGACATCCGGCGGCCGGTGCGTCCGATGAAGGAGCCACCGCGGCCGGCCATCCACTCGGCCTGTTCCTTGACGGTGGCTTCGTCCACCGGATATCGGTTCTCGTGCATCTCCGGTTCACCGGAGGAGTGTGTGAATTCCAAGGACGTACTCCGATCTCGTGAGGGTGATGAGATTCCGCCCGTGTCGACGGCGCGGTCGGCGCCCGCAGATCACAGACCTGCCGCGGCGCGAGCCTTGGCCGCCTCGTGCAGGTGCTGCAGCGACGGCGTTCCGGATTCGAGTGCGTTGAGGAGGGATTCGACCTGAGCCATGTGGTTGCACAGACCCTTGGCCTGGATCTTGCCGTGCTCGTCGAGGATCACGCCGTAGGGAGTGGTGCCCACCTGGTAGGCGATGCCCACGTCACGGGCGTCGACGTAGCTGAGCTCGGAACCGATACCGGACCCGGCGAGGAACGCCTGGTGCTCCTCGGGGGTGCCGTCGGAGATGATGACGACCTCGAGGTCCTTCTCGGCCTTCGCCATGGCCTTGATGCCCGGAAGCAGGCTCTTGCAGGTCGAGCAGGACGGCGCGGTGAACAGCAGCAGCTGCGGCTTGTCGCGGTGACCGCCCACGCCGACCTCGCGGCCGAGGTGGTCCTGCAGACCGCGGAAGCTCGGTCCGACCTGCGCGATCTTCGGGCCGGTGTCCATCATGCGGGCGCCGAGGGGGCCGAGACGCACCTGCACACGGCCGATTTCACGGGCCAGGGCGAGCAGCATCAGGAACAGCGCCGCGACGGCGACGGCCAGCACGATGACCGCGATCAGGAGGAAGGTGTCCACTGTTTTTCTCCGTTCGGATTGTCAGTACCGCGACAGGGTCGATGCGGCGCGGAGTTCGATCGAGGCCTTCGTCAGGTGGGCATCCACCGGACGTCGGCCCGGATGCACGACCGACCGCAACTGCACCGCGGCGACGACCACGGCCAGCACCAGTGCGGCGAGCGCGACGGCGAGGAGGTGTTCCCCGAGGGACGGGTCGCCGGTGGGGACGACGGCCAGACCCACGGAGACGAGCACGAAGGCCCCGGCCCGCAGAGCGTGGAACCAGCCGATCCGCGGCACGTCGTGCGACCCGAACGCGAAGCAGCCGCAGTCCAGATCGCGGCGTCCACGCAGGAGGTTGATCGACAGGCCCGCGAAGAAGCAGGCGAACAGTGCCGTGGCGCAGGCCGCCGCGATCCGGCCGGCGATGCCGGTGATCAGGGCGAGACCGAGGACGATCTCGACCCAGGGGAGGGCGAACGACACCGCCTGTTCGAGCGGCGCCGGCAGCAGCTTGTATCCGCGGACGGTGCGCAGCAGGGCCTGGCGGTCCCGGACCTTGGGGGCGCCGGCGAGCAACAGCGTGCCGCCGACGATCGATGCGATCAGCACCCACAGCATGTGCGCGACCACTCCTTCCGTATCGCTTCGGGACCTCGACGACGGCCTCGGTGACGCGTCGCAGGTGGGGATGGACACATCGTGCTGTGTTCTCGAGTCGCACATGCGACGGCCGGGAAACGAAACACCGCACCCCGAACGAGAACGCACAGCACGGGTTTGCGGCCGATCGCGAGTCTGTGACGTGCTTTTTTCCGGAGAGAGGAATGTGCGGGGGAGGGTGGCGTGACGCCCGTCGCATCCTTCCGCCGAGCGGATTCCCACTCGGGACACGTACGCCGTTCCCACAGGTAACCCGGATGTAACAGAACGCCATTAGCGTCCCGGAACACCGGGTCGGCGAAAGGACTCAGATCGTGACGGCAGCACTTCGGGCGGCGATCGATCGTGCACAGGCCGCGGAACCCGCCGCGGATCAGGTGTTCTCGCCGCTACGCGCCCTCGGGCGTCGGCAACTGTCCCAGCTCGACCTCATCGGGCAATCGCTGTCGACGATCGCGCCCGCGACCGGCATGGTGTTCATCGCGCTGTGGATGACGGTGAGCGGACCGGGATTCGGCGGTGTCGTCACCATCGCGGTGACCACCGCGGTCGTCGTGCTCGTCGCGCTGTGCATCACGGGCTTCACGCGGCGACTGGCCGCCGCGGGTTCACTCTACAGTTTCGTCTCCCAGGGGCTCGGTACACGCGCTGCGCTGGTGACCGGAACCGCGCTCCTCGCAGGATATCTCGGAATCGCGATCTCCGTGCTCGCGCACGGCGCCCTCACGGTGCTGGACCTCGCCGAACTCGTCGGGCTGCATCTGCCCGGCGCCGGGGCCTGGCTGATGGCGGCGGTGGTGCTCGGCGGGATCGTCGCGCTGATCGCCGTCCGCGGCGTGCGATTCGCGACCCGGGCGATCCTGCTCGTCGAGACGTGCTCGCTGGTACTGATCGTCGCCACGATGCTGGTCGCGCCGTCGGGGAGTGCGACCGGCGTCGAACCGTCCGCGTCGTCGCTGAGCCTGCTGCCCTTCCTCGCCCTCATGACGGTGCTGTCCATGGCCGGCTTCGAGAGCGCGGCCTTCTTCGGTCCCGAGGCGCGGCGTCCGCTCGTCACCGTCAGCCGCACCGTGCTCGTCACCCCGCTCGTCGTCGGGGCGCTGTTCGTCTTCGCCGCGGTTGCCTCGCTGTCCGGGCGCGGAGAGCTGATCGTGGGGGCGTACTTCGACGGCCTCGACTCCGGTGCGTCGTGGTCGATCGTGCTCGCGGTGAAGGTCGGCATGGCGTGTTCGTGGTTCGCCTCGACCCTCGGCTGCGCCCAGGCCGGGTCGCGGCTGCTGTACTCCATGGGGGTCGAGCGGGTACTGCCCGCTGCGCTGGCCCGGGTCCACGGGACGCTGCGCACCCCCTGCGTCGCCGTCGCCGCCTTCGTCTCCGCGAACATCCTCGGTGCGTGCCTGTACCTGCTGTTCCTGCAGGACGAATCGACCGAGTTCGACGCAGTGGTGGAGGTCGCGCTGGTCACCGCGTACACGCTCGTCGCGGTGGCGTCCCTGCGGTTCCTGCACCGCATCGGTGAGGACATGTGGTGGACCCGCGGCGCGTCGGTGTTCGTCGCGCTGCTCGGCGGTGGCCTGCTGGCCTTCTCCGCCGTCGACGGCAGTATCCACGGATCGCTCGCGGTGCCGGTGGCACTCGTCGTCCTCGGGGCGGCGGGTCCGCTGTGGCGTGCGGTGCTGCGCCGGCTGCGGCCGCAGAGCCTGGCGACCATCGGTGTCTTCGACACCGTCGAGACCGCGGATCTGCTGCCCGGAGCGGGCACACTCATCGTCGACGAGCAGGGACGTCGGCGGATCGTCGCGGGGGATGCACCGGAGGAGCGGATGTGACCGCCCACGTGCCGATCCGGTCCTCCGAGGCGACCTTCGGAGGACGGCAACCCCATGCCGTGCAGAAGGCGCTGGGGATGCTCGAGGCGGTCGCGCAACTCGGACCCGGCACGACGGCGAAGGAGATCGCCGCGTTCGCGGGGGTGCCCCCGGCGACGGCCTACCGGATGCTGAACCTGCTCGTCGCCGACGGTTATCTCGTGCGGGTACCGGACCTGTCGGGTTTCGCGCTCGGCCGCCGCACCGCCGAACTCGCCCACGCCGCAGCGGAATCGAATCCCTCGGAATCACTCCACGACGTGATGGAGGACCTGCGGGGATGTACCCGCTTCGGTCTGCACGTCGCGTCGTTCGCCGGGGGCCGGCTGCGGTTCGTCGACCAGGATCCCGACCACGAGATCGTCGCGATCACGACCCTGTCGAAGACCCTGCACGCCAATGCCATCGGCAAGCTGATGCTCGCGCACGTACCGGGGGTGTGCCCGCAACCGGAGCTGCGGCGGCTCACCGAGTTCACGATCTGCGACCGTGATTCGCTGAGCCGCGAACTACGCGACGTGGTCACGCTCGGTTACGCGCACGAACACCAGGAGACCCGCCCGGGCCGGTCGGCGCTGGCCGTCCCGGTCCGCGACTCGTCGTCGTTCGTGGTGGGCGGGCTCTACCTGCACGGGTCGGCGGCGAAGGTGCAGCCCGATCCGGAACTGGTGCGTTTCCTCGTCGAGGGATCGTCGCGGCTCACCGGCCTGCTGTGAGCCGGGCGAGCGCCTCCACGAACGAACGTGCGCGTTCCCGGAGGCCGGAACCGCCGGGAACGCGCACGGAGTAGCAGACGCGTCCGCTTACCGCGGGGCCATGCGCAGGGCGCCGTCCATGCGGATGGTCTCGCCGTTGAGGTAATCGTGCTCGACGATCATCTGCACGAGCTGCGCGTACTCGGCCGGCTTCGCCAGACGCGACGGGAACGGCACGCCCGCCTCGAGGCCCTTGCGGTACTCCTCGGTGACCCCGGCGAGCATCGGGGTGTCGACGATACCGGGGGCGATGGTGTTGACGCGGATGCCGAACTGCGCGAGGTCGCGGGCGGCCGGGACCGTCATGCCGTGCACGCCGCCCTTCGATGCGGAGTACGCGATCTGGCCGATCTGGCCCTCGAAGGCGGCGACCGAGGCGGTGTTGACGACCACGCCGCGCTGGCCGGACTCGTCGACCGGCTCCGTCTTCGAGATGGCGTCGGCGGCCAACCGCATGACGTTGAAGGTGCCCAGCAGGTTCACGGTGATGACCGTGCGGAACAGCTCGAGGTCGTGCGGGCCGTTCTTCGACAGGATGCGGCCGGCCCAGCCGACACCGGCGCAGTTGACCACGATGCGCAGCGGCTCGCCCGCCTCGACGATGCGGTCCACGGCGGCCTGGACCTCCTCGCCGCTGGTGACGTCGGTGGCGATGAGGGTGACCCCCTCGGGGGCGGCGTCACCGACGCGGTCGATGGACTGCTGGAGGTCGAGCCCGTAGACCGTGGCACCGGCTTCGACGAGACGGCGTGCGGTGGCGGCGCCCAGGCCGGAAGCGGCCCCGGTGACCAGCGCGGCGGATCCCTGAATCTGCACTGTTCGAATCTCCTGTAGTCCGAGCCTTTACGGCATACGAGTGTCGTACGCCACGCACACTAGCCGGTCGCGGGCGGCAGAGCCGCGCGGGTGGGGACGCGTGGGCGCAGGGCGAACACCCCGCCCGCCGCGGCGACGAGGCACGCGACGGCACCGAGCAGCAGCCCGGCGCGGCCACCCCACTGCTCGCACACCCAGCCGGCGATCGGGCCGCCCACGGCGGTGGAGCCGAGGAAGGCGACCGACCACAGAGCCATGACCCGCCCGCGCATGGTCGGCGCGGACGCGAGCTGCAGGGTGCTGTTGGTGGTGGAGGTGAAGGCGGTGCTCACCGCACCCACGACCACCATCGTCGCGATCACTACGGTCAGATTCGGGGCGGCGGCCGCGATGCCCATGGCCACGGCGAACGCGAGAGCCGTGACCACCAGCGGTTTCGTGCCGGTGCGGCCCCAGGTGGCGATCACCAGGCCACCGACCACCGATCCGGCGCCCATTGCGGCGGTGAGCAGACCGTACGCGCCGGCACCGGCGTCGAAGGTGTGGTCGGCGACGATGGGCAGGACCACCTGGAACTCGAAGGCCAGGCAGCCGACCAGCGCCATCATCAGCAGCGGCACCGCGAGGTCGGCGTCGTTCCGTACGTAGGCGAGACCCTCGCGCAGTTGTCCCTTCGCGCGGGCGGCGGGCGGGGAGGGCTGCAGTTTCGACACGTCGAGGGTCACCAGCGAGGCGATGACGGCGACGAAGCTCGCGGCGTTGAGCAGGAAGCACACCCCGAGGCCACCGGCAGCGATGACGATGCCGGCGACGGCCGGGCCGATCATGCGCGAGCAGGAGGCGAGCACCGACTGCAGGCTCACCGCGTTGCGCAGGTCCTTCGGGCCGACCATCTCGAGCATGAACGACTGCCGCGCCGGGTTCTCGAAACACTGGTTGAGGCCGAGCATCACCGCGAGCACGTAGACGTGCCACAGCGCTACGGTGTCGGTGACGACGAGCAGGCCGAGGAGCAGGGCCTGCACCCCCATGAGGGACTGCAGGAAGATCATGAGCCGGCGTTTGTCGGTGCGGTCGGCGACGACCCCGCCGTAGGGGCCGAGCAGCAGCATCGGCACCGTCTGCAGGGCGAGCACGACGCCGATGGCGGTGGCCGAGCCGGTGAGCTCGAGGACGAGCCAGGACTGCGCGACCGTCTGCATCCACGTGCCGATCAGCGAGACGGCCTGGCCACTGATGTAGCGGCGGAAGTTGGGGCCCTTCAGGGCGGCGAAGGTTTGTCCGCGTATGTCGTCGAGCACCGTCACGGGCGTGCCCTTTCACAGCAGCGCGCGCCGGCGGGGCCGGAGTCGGCGACGTGCTGCGACAGGGCCTCGAGGGCGGGCAGAGCCTCGTGCAGGGCGGCGAGATGCCGGTCGCTCAGATCTGCGAGGTGCCGGGCGAACAGGGCGGTGCGCCGGTCGCGCAGCTGGTGCGAGAGGGCTGCGCCGGCGGGGGTGATGTGGACGCGGACGACGCGCTTGTCGTCGGCGTCGGGGGAGCGGGTGAGCAGACCCGTCTCCTCGAGTTTGCCCACCATGCGCGAGCACATGGTGGGGTTGAGCCCTTCGATCTCCGCGAGTTCGCGGACGCCGATCGTCTCGTGGCGCGCGACCGTCGTGAGCAGCGTCGCCTGGGATCGGGTCAGCCCTTCCTCGGACGCGAACATCCCCATGCGGCGGGAGATGCGGCCGAGTGCGATGCGAAGGCGATGTATGTCTTCGGCGTCGAACGGGGGAGCGTCGTATCGAGGGGCGGGGTCCTGATTCGTGGACACGGAACCACCTCCGGAATTCATTTGCCTATCGGCAAGCATACTCCCGTTCGTGGGCGATCGGCAGGGATCGCGCGAGTGATCAGCGACGCACGGGCTCGGGGGAGGGGGTGGGCTCGACGGTGCGCGAACGGCGCTGGAACGCCCACATCGCCACCGCGGCGACCAGCAGCGTCCCGGCACCGGCGACCGGGCCCACGACGGGCGCGTCGGGGAAGATGCCCTCACCGAGCATCCAGGCGCCGAACCCGAAGAACAGTGCCGAGGCACCGAGCCGGATGGCGTTCTCGGGCAGGTGACGACCCAGGACGGCGCCCACGATGATCGCGAGGGCGTCGGCGGCGACCATGCCCACCGTGGAACCGACCCACACACCGGCCCAGTTGTTGTCGGCCGCCAGGGTGATGGTGGCGAGCATCGTCTTGTCGCCGAGTTCGGCGAGGAAGAACGCCGAGCTCACGGCGAGGAAGGCGGAGCGGGTGACCTTGGCCGCCTTGGACTGCTCGTCGTCGTCGAGGGAGTCGCCGCGCAACGTCCAGGCACCGAAGAAGAGGAAGGCCGCGCCGCCCACGATCGACATCGCGGTGGCGGGGATCGCGAGCCCGAGATAGTGGCCGACGGCCACGGAGACGAGGTGCACCGCGGTGGTGGCGAACAGGATGCCCGACAGCACGACCCACCAGCGATAACGCAGGGCGAAGGTCATCGCCATGAGCTGGGACTTGTCGCCGAGCTCGGCGACGAAGACGACCGCGAAGGACAGCAGAAGTGCGGACCACATACGGCGTTTCCTCCTCTCGACGGAGGAAAACTGGGGCTTCCTCCGGACGTCCGGCGCACGGTGCGTCGAACGGCCGAAGGTCTCGCCCACCGGATGTGGATTCCGGTCCGCCGGGCCGGGAAGCGCGATGACGCGCCGCCAGTGTGTCGACCCGGCGATTGGGGGCTACTCCCCTTCGCGGCCCAGAACATTACCTCGGGAAACGAGTTCTGTAAACGAAATGCAAAAATTCGGAAAACCGAATTCTCGTTTCCCGGGCGTCCTCACGCCGCCAGCAGCATGGCCAGAATCGCGGTGTCGGGATCGCTGTTCGGATCCACCCCGACCTTGCTCACCAGCGACGTCACCGTCCCGTCCGGCTCGGCCTCCACCCACGCCGCCCGGTGCTCGAGACCGAGATGCGGAATGCCGGGCAACAGCACACAACCCGATGCCGCACCCACGTTCTCCGGCAGCGACGGCGTCGTCTCCGAGGGTGGGTGCAGCATGATCAGTGCCGGTGGCTGATGGCCGGTGAAACGCCCCGGTCGAACGGCCTTCTCGCCCAGCACCGGGCCCTCCGCGACGACGAGCCCGACGGTGCCCGGCATCGGGTCCTCGGGTAGTTCCTCCTTGACCTCGAAGACCGTCGAGGTCGGCAGCAGTCCCGGAAGCGACGCGATCCGCACCGTCATCGCCAGGACCTGGGCCCACTCGCGGGTGGTCGCGGGCCATCGCCCGGAGACGACGAACCCGCGCAGAGACCCGTCGGAATGGAATGCGGCCAGCTCGATCCGGCTGTTGTCGTTCATCTTCGTCACACCCCTCCCGTTGGGTCGAAAGGAAATTTCCTCAGGGTCGGTAAGTCGAGAATGCCCGTTTTCTCCGTTGGCACACAAGTGGTGTGGAGTGCCAGACAATTCGCTACGGAATTCTTCATCCGCAGCGGGAATTTCTGCGGCGGACGACGAACCGGCGCGCGGATGCGGGGAGGGGTGTGCCGGTGACAGGCCCCGAGACGCGCCGAGGGGCGCCGGTGTCCCGGCGCCCCTCGGAGGTGGTCTCGTCGACCGCCGGCCGGATCTAGACGATCAGGCCGTTGGTGGCGGTGCGAGCGCGCTCGAAGCGAGCCTGCACGTCCGCCCAGTTGACGATGTTCCAGAAGGCCTTGACGTAGTCGGCCTTGACGTTCTGGTACTGCAGGTAGAAAGCGTGCTCCCACATGTCGAGCATGAGCAGCGGGGTCAGGCCGATCGGAATGTTGCCCTGCTGGTCGTACAGCTGGACGATGAGCAGACGCTGACCGATCGAGTCCCAGGCCAGGATGGACCAGCCGGAGCCCTGGAT
This region of Rhodococcus sp. Z13 genomic DNA includes:
- a CDS encoding methylamine dehydrogenase light chain, encoding MHENRYPVDEATVKEQAEWMAGRGGSFIGRTGRRMSERVSRRSLISKIGRWTMGVSGVALISSLPVTRTALAQEPPAPEPSAPEPQVPVYDGKDPAECEYWRWCNMDGTSCAACNGGGVTTCAPGSRPGAEFWVGCCTHPDTGKTYLIAYYDCCGAPSCSNAFCGEPDMQAIMYNPVSGSYDQEIIWCVSDESQSYTCTMAPIIGEDCQTRPAARPKVGAGS
- a CDS encoding redoxin domain-containing protein, whose protein sequence is MDTFLLIAVIVLAVAVAALFLMLLALAREIGRVQVRLGPLGARMMDTGPKIAQVGPSFRGLQDHLGREVGVGGHRDKPQLLLFTAPSCSTCKSLLPGIKAMAKAEKDLEVVIISDGTPEEHQAFLAGSGIGSELSYVDARDVGIAYQVGTTPYGVILDEHGKIQAKGLCNHMAQVESLLNALESGTPSLQHLHEAAKARAAAGL
- a CDS encoding MauE/DoxX family redox-associated membrane protein codes for the protein MLWVLIASIVGGTLLLAGAPKVRDRQALLRTVRGYKLLPAPLEQAVSFALPWVEIVLGLALITGIAGRIAAACATALFACFFAGLSINLLRGRRDLDCGCFAFGSHDVPRIGWFHALRAGAFVLVSVGLAVVPTGDPSLGEHLLAVALAALVLAVVVAAVQLRSVVHPGRRPVDAHLTKASIELRAASTLSRY
- a CDS encoding APC family permease; protein product: MTAALRAAIDRAQAAEPAADQVFSPLRALGRRQLSQLDLIGQSLSTIAPATGMVFIALWMTVSGPGFGGVVTIAVTTAVVVLVALCITGFTRRLAAAGSLYSFVSQGLGTRAALVTGTALLAGYLGIAISVLAHGALTVLDLAELVGLHLPGAGAWLMAAVVLGGIVALIAVRGVRFATRAILLVETCSLVLIVATMLVAPSGSATGVEPSASSLSLLPFLALMTVLSMAGFESAAFFGPEARRPLVTVSRTVLVTPLVVGALFVFAAVASLSGRGELIVGAYFDGLDSGASWSIVLAVKVGMACSWFASTLGCAQAGSRLLYSMGVERVLPAALARVHGTLRTPCVAVAAFVSANILGACLYLLFLQDESTEFDAVVEVALVTAYTLVAVASLRFLHRIGEDMWWTRGASVFVALLGGGLLAFSAVDGSIHGSLAVPVALVVLGAAGPLWRAVLRRLRPQSLATIGVFDTVETADLLPGAGTLIVDEQGRRRIVAGDAPEERM
- a CDS encoding IclR family transcriptional regulator; translation: MTAHVPIRSSEATFGGRQPHAVQKALGMLEAVAQLGPGTTAKEIAAFAGVPPATAYRMLNLLVADGYLVRVPDLSGFALGRRTAELAHAAAESNPSESLHDVMEDLRGCTRFGLHVASFAGGRLRFVDQDPDHEIVAITTLSKTLHANAIGKLMLAHVPGVCPQPELRRLTEFTICDRDSLSRELRDVVTLGYAHEHQETRPGRSALAVPVRDSSSFVVGGLYLHGSAAKVQPDPELVRFLVEGSSRLTGLL
- a CDS encoding SDR family NAD(P)-dependent oxidoreductase, with product MQIQGSAALVTGAASGLGAATARRLVEAGATVYGLDLQQSIDRVGDAAPEGVTLIATDVTSGEEVQAAVDRIVEAGEPLRIVVNCAGVGWAGRILSKNGPHDLELFRTVITVNLLGTFNVMRLAADAISKTEPVDESGQRGVVVNTASVAAFEGQIGQIAYSASKGGVHGMTVPAARDLAQFGIRVNTIAPGIVDTPMLAGVTEEYRKGLEAGVPFPSRLAKPAEYAQLVQMIVEHDYLNGETIRMDGALRMAPR
- a CDS encoding MFS transporter, with the translated sequence MTVLDDIRGQTFAALKGPNFRRYISGQAVSLIGTWMQTVAQSWLVLELTGSATAIGVVLALQTVPMLLLGPYGGVVADRTDKRRLMIFLQSLMGVQALLLGLLVVTDTVALWHVYVLAVMLGLNQCFENPARQSFMLEMVGPKDLRNAVSLQSVLASCSRMIGPAVAGIVIAAGGLGVCFLLNAASFVAVIASLVTLDVSKLQPSPPAARAKGQLREGLAYVRNDADLAVPLLMMALVGCLAFEFQVVLPIVADHTFDAGAGAYGLLTAAMGAGSVVGGLVIATWGRTGTKPLVVTALAFAVAMGIAAAAPNLTVVIATMVVVGAVSTAFTSTTNSTLQLASAPTMRGRVMALWSVAFLGSTAVGGPIAGWVCEQWGGRAGLLLGAVACLVAAAGGVFALRPRVPTRAALPPATG
- a CDS encoding MarR family winged helix-turn-helix transcriptional regulator; this translates as MGMFASEEGLTRSQATLLTTVARHETIGVRELAEIEGLNPTMCSRMVGKLEETGLLTRSPDADDKRVVRVHITPAGAALSHQLRDRRTALFARHLADLSDRHLAALHEALPALEALSQHVADSGPAGARCCERARP
- a CDS encoding TMEM165/GDT1 family protein, producing MWSALLLSFAVVFVAELGDKSQLMAMTFALRYRWWVVLSGILFATTAVHLVSVAVGHYLGLAIPATAMSIVGGAAFLFFGAWTLRGDSLDDDEQSKAAKVTRSAFLAVSSAFFLAELGDKTMLATITLAADNNWAGVWVGSTVGMVAADALAIIVGAVLGRHLPENAIRLGASALFFGFGAWMLGEGIFPDAPVVGPVAGAGTLLVAAVAMWAFQRRSRTVEPTPSPEPVRR
- a CDS encoding peptidase, translating into MNDNSRIELAAFHSDGSLRGFVVSGRWPATTREWAQVLAMTVRIASLPGLLPTSTVFEVKEELPEDPMPGTVGLVVAEGPVLGEKAVRPGRFTGHQPPALIMLHPPSETTPSLPENVGAASGCVLLPGIPHLGLEHRAAWVEAEPDGTVTSLVSKVGVDPNSDPDTAILAMLLAA